One stretch of Siphonobacter curvatus DNA includes these proteins:
- a CDS encoding AI-2E family transporter, with protein sequence MQPTTTSNTAVQQPEYTFIQRVCIAVGITLIFVLGTLLLGFSFDILLLIIASLLVALPLRAAARWFSKKTNWKEGICMVLVSLTVLGAIVGIFWILSSAIGDQVSTLKEDAPEAIANFQKQVSRNKIGKQILSSIPTTDELMQRREKWMSQASGVLSSTFGTIADLYVIIFLGIFIAVQPRLYHKGIVLLIPQKSRKRASEVLNKVADTLVHWLMGQLISMTFVGILTFLGLWIMGVPLAGALGLFAAITAFIPNIGPIMALVPAVLFALMDSPEQAFYVVLLYVGVQAIESSLLTPLVQKRMINIPPALVLIAQLIVGVFSGILGMILATPIMAVVLVLVKMLYIQDTLKDDSVEV encoded by the coding sequence ATGCAACCTACAACCACTTCTAACACGGCTGTACAACAGCCTGAATACACCTTTATCCAACGCGTATGCATTGCTGTGGGCATCACGCTCATCTTTGTTCTGGGCACGCTGTTGCTTGGATTTAGCTTTGATATTTTATTGCTGATTATCGCTTCCTTGCTGGTGGCTCTGCCGCTCCGGGCAGCCGCCCGCTGGTTCAGCAAAAAAACCAACTGGAAAGAGGGCATTTGTATGGTACTCGTTTCCTTGACGGTACTGGGTGCCATCGTTGGTATCTTTTGGATTTTATCCTCGGCCATAGGCGATCAGGTGAGTACCCTGAAAGAAGATGCTCCCGAAGCCATTGCCAACTTTCAGAAACAAGTTTCCCGGAATAAAATAGGGAAGCAAATTTTATCCAGTATTCCGACGACCGATGAACTCATGCAGCGTCGGGAAAAATGGATGTCGCAGGCTTCAGGCGTTCTCTCGTCCACCTTTGGTACTATTGCCGACCTGTACGTTATCATTTTCCTGGGTATTTTCATTGCGGTACAACCCCGGCTCTATCATAAGGGCATTGTATTACTGATCCCCCAGAAATCTCGGAAACGAGCCAGTGAAGTACTCAATAAAGTAGCCGACACGCTGGTTCACTGGCTAATGGGGCAGTTGATCTCGATGACCTTTGTGGGAATTTTAACCTTTCTGGGTTTATGGATTATGGGCGTGCCGCTGGCGGGAGCTTTGGGTCTGTTTGCAGCCATAACGGCTTTTATTCCGAACATCGGACCGATCATGGCACTGGTGCCAGCCGTACTTTTTGCTCTAATGGATAGTCCGGAGCAGGCCTTTTACGTAGTGCTTTTGTACGTAGGTGTTCAGGCCATTGAAAGTAGTTTGCTGACGCCACTGGTACAAAAGAGGATGATTAACATCCCACCCGCTCTGGTACTGATCGCTCAGTTGATCGTGGGTGTTTTCTCAGGGATCCTAGGCATGATCCTGGCTACACCCATTATGGCTGTAGTATTGGTACTGGTGAAGATGCTCTACATTCAGGATACGCTGAAGGATGATTCCGTGGAGGTATGA
- a CDS encoding alpha-ketoglutarate-dependent dioxygenase AlkB family protein: MNTNQIPNLLPFQGEVSFYESFFSVEESDVLLQQLYEEIPWKQEPIRIFGKEVMQPRLTAWAGDLDKAYAYSGITMQPIDWTPALRIIKDRIDPDDRFTNVLLNLYRDGQDAMGWHRDNEKILGTNPVVASVSLGASRIFQFRHYTDKKLVRSVELTHGSLLLMQGETQHYWEHRIPRTTQSTEPRINLTFRTLYG; the protein is encoded by the coding sequence ATGAATACAAACCAGATCCCCAATTTGTTACCCTTTCAGGGCGAAGTCTCTTTCTACGAATCGTTTTTTTCAGTCGAAGAAAGCGATGTACTCTTGCAGCAGCTGTACGAGGAAATTCCCTGGAAACAGGAGCCCATCCGGATATTCGGTAAAGAAGTCATGCAGCCGCGGCTAACGGCTTGGGCGGGCGATCTGGATAAGGCGTATGCGTACTCGGGTATTACCATGCAACCCATCGACTGGACGCCAGCCCTGCGGATCATTAAAGATCGTATTGATCCAGATGATCGTTTTACCAATGTACTGCTGAATCTGTACCGCGACGGGCAGGACGCCATGGGCTGGCACCGTGACAATGAAAAAATACTGGGTACCAATCCAGTAGTCGCTTCCGTGAGTCTAGGAGCCAGTCGGATCTTTCAATTTCGGCATTATACCGACAAAAAACTGGTTCGTTCCGTAGAATTAACCCACGGCAGTTTGTTACTGATGCAGGGCGAAACGCAACACTATTGGGAACACCGTATTCCGCGTACGACTCAAAGCACCGAACCCCGCATCAATCTGACCTTCCGGACGCTGTACGGCTAG
- a CDS encoding beta/alpha barrel domain-containing protein has translation MALRTLVKISNITNLSDARYCAGMYVEWLGFSMDTIALEKFSEIRGWLAGVSIVGETEATDLATIQSLVEAYKPDVLQISHPEQVAEAKTLGLPIILKLDLAEGLPTELDGADYYLIEHSDPFIHLDTATLGYLDQFAFKYPTLLGFGLNEMNVLEVLDQIPIKGIALFGGEETRPGYKEFGEMMDILERLDED, from the coding sequence ATGGCCTTACGTACACTCGTTAAAATTTCCAATATCACTAACTTATCCGATGCCCGCTATTGTGCGGGGATGTACGTCGAATGGCTGGGGTTTTCCATGGATACCATTGCACTGGAAAAATTCAGCGAAATCAGAGGCTGGCTGGCGGGTGTTTCCATTGTGGGTGAAACCGAGGCTACCGATCTTGCTACGATCCAGTCGCTAGTGGAAGCTTACAAACCCGATGTTTTGCAGATCAGTCATCCCGAACAAGTAGCCGAAGCGAAAACGCTGGGACTTCCCATTATTCTAAAACTCGATCTGGCGGAAGGCTTACCAACCGAACTCGACGGAGCCGATTATTACCTGATTGAGCATTCCGATCCGTTTATTCACCTCGATACCGCTACGCTGGGTTATCTCGATCAGTTCGCGTTCAAGTACCCCACCCTGCTGGGTTTTGGCTTGAATGAAATGAACGTACTCGAAGTACTTGATCAAATTCCCATCAAAGGTATTGCCCTTTTCGGTGGCGAAGAAACCCGCCCCGGTTACAAAGAATTTGGCGAAATGATGGACATTCTCGAACGTCTCGACGAAGATTGA
- a CDS encoding nucleoside recognition domain-containing protein gives MALNYLWIGFFLVAFVVALFKLIFFGDTEIFKLLVDGMFESAEVAVMKIALPLAGVMTFFLGILKVGEEAGVIGFLARRIGPFFNKLFPEVPKDHPAHGQMIMNFSANMLGLDNAATPFGLKAMQSLQELNPNKEVATNAQIMFMTLHSAGPVLIPLSVMAQRAVYGAADASDIFIPCLIATYVATLVGLLFVAFRQKINLLDRTILTWLGGLTLAIVALLAYLTTLSKEGIETFSKVFSNVVLFGFVLSFLGIAFRKKVDVFSSFIEGAKGGFETSVRIIPYLVGMLVAIGVLRNSGALGYVVDGFRWGFSFLPIRTEWVDALPTALMHPLSGSGSRAMMIDTMKTFGADSFVGRLACIFQGSADTILYVIALYFGSVNVKNTRYTLWAGLVADLAGIVAAIAVGYLFFG, from the coding sequence ATGGCTCTTAATTACCTCTGGATTGGCTTTTTCCTAGTGGCGTTTGTGGTGGCCCTCTTCAAGTTAATCTTCTTCGGCGATACTGAAATTTTTAAGCTTCTGGTCGATGGCATGTTCGAGTCGGCGGAAGTGGCCGTCATGAAAATTGCCTTACCGCTGGCGGGCGTCATGACCTTCTTTCTGGGGATTTTGAAAGTAGGCGAAGAGGCAGGCGTGATAGGCTTTCTCGCCCGACGCATTGGACCGTTTTTCAATAAACTCTTTCCCGAAGTACCTAAGGATCATCCGGCTCACGGACAAATGATCATGAACTTTTCGGCCAATATGCTCGGACTGGATAATGCGGCGACGCCCTTTGGCCTAAAAGCCATGCAGAGTTTGCAGGAGCTGAATCCGAATAAAGAGGTCGCGACCAACGCTCAGATCATGTTCATGACCCTGCACTCGGCGGGTCCGGTGCTGATCCCCCTGAGCGTAATGGCCCAGCGGGCCGTGTACGGAGCCGCCGATGCCTCGGACATTTTCATTCCCTGTCTCATTGCCACCTACGTCGCTACACTGGTGGGATTACTGTTTGTGGCGTTCCGTCAGAAAATTAATCTGCTGGATCGTACCATTCTGACCTGGCTGGGCGGCCTGACGCTGGCAATTGTGGCCCTGCTGGCCTACCTGACAACCTTATCGAAAGAGGGCATTGAAACGTTCTCCAAAGTATTCAGTAACGTGGTGCTATTTGGCTTTGTGTTGTCTTTTCTGGGAATCGCTTTTCGTAAAAAAGTAGACGTATTTTCCAGCTTCATTGAAGGAGCCAAAGGGGGCTTTGAAACCTCCGTACGTATCATTCCGTACCTGGTGGGCATGCTGGTGGCCATTGGTGTCCTGCGAAATTCCGGAGCCTTGGGGTACGTAGTGGATGGTTTTCGCTGGGGGTTCAGCTTCCTGCCCATCCGCACGGAATGGGTGGATGCCCTGCCCACGGCTCTGATGCACCCCTTAAGCGGGAGTGGTTCGCGGGCGATGATGATTGATACGATGAAAACCTTCGGAGCGGATTCGTTCGTTGGGCGACTGGCCTGTATTTTCCAGGGGTCGGCCGATACTATTCTGTACGTGATTGCCCTGTATTTCGGCTCGGTAAATGTGAAGAATACCCGCTATACGCTCTGGGCCGGACTGGTAGCCGATCTGGCCGGGATTGTGGCTGCGATTGCGGTGGGATACCTGTTCTTTGGCTAG
- a CDS encoding glycosyltransferase family 2 protein, whose protein sequence is MSLQSSLAIVIPAYKALYLAETLASIAAQTNQNFTLYVGDDGSPHDLKSICDTYATQLKLVYHRFPENLGAKQLVQHWKRCVELIQQEEWIWLFADDDLMEKDCVDVFYQSLLQTQEQYDIYRFNSRVINDQNQIIREHENSPVVENAMQLAWHILRDERGNVMPDQIVRRATYKALGGYVDFPYAQASDWATAIHFTHPKGLYSMPGPKIRWRYSGSSISSTAHHQAKEIIFGHLDFIEWITRYFNEADANRYGLSREQIMEEAWRNLKRVMRDHYRGIPHSYVLPVARRLQRTFHWGILVALVRAFRMTRTK, encoded by the coding sequence GTGTCGCTTCAATCTTCTTTAGCAATCGTCATTCCCGCCTACAAAGCGTTATACCTGGCTGAAACGCTGGCGAGTATCGCGGCTCAGACCAACCAGAATTTTACCCTGTACGTAGGCGATGATGGCAGTCCGCACGACCTGAAATCTATTTGTGATACCTACGCGACTCAACTGAAACTGGTGTACCATCGTTTCCCGGAAAATCTGGGAGCAAAACAGTTGGTACAGCACTGGAAACGCTGCGTAGAGCTGATACAGCAGGAAGAATGGATCTGGCTTTTCGCGGATGACGATCTGATGGAGAAGGACTGCGTGGACGTGTTCTACCAAAGTTTACTACAAACGCAGGAACAATACGACATTTACCGTTTCAATTCCCGGGTAATTAATGACCAGAATCAGATCATTCGGGAACATGAAAACAGCCCGGTTGTCGAAAACGCCATGCAGCTGGCCTGGCACATTTTGCGGGACGAACGGGGTAACGTCATGCCCGATCAAATCGTGCGTCGTGCTACGTACAAAGCCTTGGGTGGTTACGTCGATTTTCCTTACGCCCAGGCTTCGGACTGGGCAACGGCCATTCATTTCACTCATCCGAAAGGATTATACAGTATGCCCGGACCGAAAATCCGCTGGCGGTACAGTGGTTCCAGCATTTCTTCTACGGCCCATCATCAGGCAAAAGAAATCATTTTTGGGCACCTGGATTTTATCGAATGGATTACCCGGTACTTCAACGAAGCGGACGCCAATCGCTACGGCCTTTCCCGCGAGCAGATCATGGAAGAAGCCTGGCGAAATCTCAAACGCGTCATGCGGGATCACTACCGGGGCATTCCGCATAGCTATGTACTGCCCGTCGCCCGACGGCTGCAACGAACCTTTCATTGGGGCATACTAGTGGCCCTCGTCCGGGCGTTTCGAATGACTCGAACTAAGTAA
- a CDS encoding glycosyltransferase family 2 protein: MTAFFPTITIVTPSYNQGAFIEETIVSVLDQQYPKLEYLIIDGGSTDESVEIIRRYSKYLSFWESTPDRGQSHAINKGFARSTGAILGWLNSDDLYMPGTLAQIHPILQEADLVFGNCWHLQEKQSETESLRSDVAEKMQRVSLVNEDYIIQPSTFWTRRAWGQTGPLREDLHFAFDWEWFLRAEQQKLKFQYVDDCLSVYRLHESHKTGTGGSARQQEILHIYEQYAPRLALLYGMLREEDLALRDFTTHWKAKVHTLLHGTSSRAALLKTLHPEKYEAYTEAEVEGCWCML, translated from the coding sequence ATGACCGCCTTCTTCCCTACAATCACCATCGTTACTCCTTCGTATAACCAGGGAGCATTCATTGAAGAAACCATCGTTTCCGTACTCGACCAGCAGTATCCTAAGCTGGAATATCTGATTATCGACGGCGGCAGTACGGATGAAAGCGTGGAGATTATCCGTCGCTACAGTAAATACCTATCGTTTTGGGAAAGTACGCCCGATCGCGGACAAAGTCACGCCATCAACAAAGGCTTTGCCCGTAGTACGGGAGCCATTCTGGGCTGGCTCAACAGCGACGATCTGTACATGCCCGGTACTTTGGCTCAGATCCATCCCATTTTGCAGGAAGCGGACCTGGTATTTGGCAATTGCTGGCATCTTCAGGAAAAACAAAGCGAGACAGAATCGCTTCGGAGTGACGTGGCTGAGAAAATGCAGCGGGTATCGCTGGTCAATGAAGACTACATCATTCAACCCTCGACCTTCTGGACGCGACGGGCCTGGGGGCAAACGGGCCCCTTGCGGGAAGATCTACACTTTGCCTTTGACTGGGAATGGTTTCTGCGGGCCGAGCAGCAAAAACTGAAGTTTCAATACGTGGACGATTGTTTGTCCGTATACCGGCTCCATGAGTCGCATAAAACGGGTACCGGCGGTTCGGCCCGGCAGCAGGAAATTCTTCACATCTACGAGCAGTACGCTCCGCGACTAGCGTTGCTGTACGGTATGCTTCGGGAGGAAGACTTGGCCTTGCGGGATTTCACGACGCATTGGAAAGCAAAAGTGCATACGCTGTTGCACGGAACGTCGAGTCGGGCGGCCTTACTGAAAACCCTGCATCCGGAAAAATACGAAGCCTATACGGAAGCTGAAGTAGAAGGCTGCTGGTGTATGCTCTAA
- a CDS encoding M15 family metallopeptidase, with the protein MIVLKSFALSLTLLFCASYTDRPAACDDEISLEKAGLVDVKQVDPSLLVDLKYSTTDNFVHKDVYGCITRCFLQKETAEKLKKAHEYLKKHHPELRLLVYDGVRSRKVQWKLWEALPQYSPKYRTNYVAHPTRGSIHNYGCAVDLTVATADGKALDMGTPFDFFGSEAYPRKEAEMLQQGKITKTHVANREILRQAMTAGGFMGITSEWWHFNAMSLAQAKAKYTIVE; encoded by the coding sequence ATGATTGTACTAAAGTCTTTTGCCCTTTCGCTGACCCTGCTTTTCTGTGCTTCGTATACAGATCGCCCGGCTGCCTGTGACGATGAAATAAGTCTCGAAAAAGCGGGCCTGGTGGATGTGAAGCAGGTCGATCCCAGTTTGTTAGTGGATCTGAAGTATTCGACCACCGATAATTTCGTTCACAAAGACGTGTACGGCTGCATTACGCGGTGTTTCCTCCAGAAAGAAACCGCTGAAAAACTCAAAAAAGCCCACGAGTATCTAAAAAAGCACCATCCCGAACTACGCTTGTTGGTCTACGACGGAGTTCGTTCCCGGAAGGTGCAGTGGAAACTCTGGGAAGCCCTGCCGCAATATTCGCCCAAATATCGCACCAATTACGTCGCTCACCCGACGCGTGGTTCCATTCACAACTACGGCTGTGCGGTGGATCTGACGGTAGCTACCGCCGATGGGAAGGCTCTCGACATGGGTACGCCATTCGATTTCTTCGGCAGTGAGGCCTATCCTCGCAAAGAAGCCGAAATGCTACAGCAGGGTAAGATTACCAAAACGCACGTGGCGAACCGGGAGATTCTACGGCAGGCCATGACCGCCGGCGGCTTCATGGGGATCACCAGCGAGTGGTGGCACTTCAACGCGATGAGTCTGGCCCAGGCCAAAGCCAAATACACGATTGTAGAGTAA
- a CDS encoding catalase family protein: protein MPTYVPYSDEIEVLQPREEEISNEIVESMARINRLMFDKYRHAIRDAHAKSHGILKAELHVYPNLPEPLAQGVFRESRTYPVIVRFSTAPGSIQPDGVGAPQGMALKLVGVEGLKFLPEEADAVTQDFLLVNNPVIPFGTIYQYLDNQKTLEREAKSPEEMQKLIAQAGRTANKVLDALGIQKEIAGVQVKHILGETFFSMAALRYGDYVAKVRATPLSTSVKLLTGEEIDTSNHDSAIRDAVVKFFKKQSAEYEIQVQLCTNLQTMPIEDGSVEWPQQQSPYQPVARLVIPTQEAYSPARRVYADDVLSFNPFHCLPEHRPLGNIMRIRRKAYEVSSQYRHHMNAQPRLEPRSIEDLPD from the coding sequence ATGCCTACGTACGTACCTTACTCCGACGAAATTGAAGTACTCCAACCCCGGGAAGAAGAAATTTCTAATGAAATTGTCGAATCAATGGCCCGGATCAATCGCCTGATGTTCGACAAATACCGTCACGCCATCCGCGATGCCCACGCCAAAAGTCATGGCATTCTCAAAGCCGAATTGCACGTCTACCCGAACCTGCCGGAACCGCTGGCTCAAGGCGTCTTTCGGGAATCGCGAACGTACCCGGTTATCGTCCGGTTTTCGACGGCACCGGGCAGTATTCAACCCGACGGCGTTGGGGCTCCGCAAGGCATGGCTCTCAAGCTTGTGGGAGTAGAAGGTCTCAAATTTCTTCCGGAAGAGGCCGATGCCGTTACGCAGGATTTTCTTCTGGTGAATAACCCCGTCATTCCTTTTGGTACGATTTATCAATACCTGGACAATCAGAAGACCTTGGAACGCGAGGCAAAAAGTCCCGAAGAAATGCAGAAACTGATTGCTCAGGCGGGTCGAACGGCCAATAAAGTACTGGATGCTCTGGGTATCCAGAAGGAAATTGCGGGCGTGCAGGTCAAGCATATTCTGGGCGAAACCTTTTTCAGTATGGCTGCCCTTCGGTACGGGGATTACGTGGCGAAAGTACGGGCAACGCCATTGTCTACTTCGGTCAAACTACTGACTGGCGAAGAAATCGATACAAGCAACCATGATTCAGCTATTCGGGATGCAGTGGTGAAGTTTTTCAAAAAGCAGTCGGCGGAGTACGAAATTCAGGTACAGCTGTGTACCAATCTGCAAACGATGCCCATCGAAGATGGATCGGTCGAATGGCCCCAGCAGCAGAGTCCCTACCAACCCGTTGCCCGGCTGGTCATTCCTACTCAGGAAGCTTACAGTCCGGCCCGCCGTGTCTATGCTGACGACGTACTCTCCTTTAATCCGTTTCACTGCCTGCCCGAACATCGGCCGCTGGGTAACATTATGCGGATACGCCGTAAAGCCTATGAGGTATCGTCGCAGTACCGTCACCACATGAACGCCCAGCCCCGTCTGGAACCCCGTAGTATTGAAGATTTGCCCGATTGA
- a CDS encoding WD40 repeat domain-containing protein, with amino-acid sequence MRLHIEKIDTFAGHRDAIYALEAAPEPGQFFSSGSDGLVIRWDLARPDLGELVARIPASVYALKMDDQTGLLWVGQNFNGIHRIDPQSKIEQDSIQLTASPIFDICLFENLALVAQGDGTVTVLDRELFQVRKHLKASNASARSIDVNPFSQEFAVGYSDNTIKIFDLNTLSLKFIIAAHTQSVFTVRYAPDGRWLHSGGRDAHLKTWAVADPYRLHQDVVAHLFAINHLTYSPNHQKIITASMDKTLKIWDAASLRLLKVLDWARFAGHRTSINRALWLPVEAGLISASDDRLLSVWKVTEQP; translated from the coding sequence ATGCGATTACACATTGAAAAAATAGATACGTTTGCGGGTCACCGGGATGCGATTTACGCGCTGGAGGCCGCACCGGAACCGGGCCAGTTTTTTTCCTCCGGTAGTGATGGTCTGGTCATTCGCTGGGATCTGGCCCGACCCGATCTGGGCGAACTGGTCGCCCGAATCCCAGCCTCGGTATATGCCTTGAAGATGGATGACCAAACAGGTTTGCTGTGGGTAGGACAAAATTTTAATGGTATTCACCGGATTGATCCGCAGAGTAAAATAGAGCAGGATTCGATTCAACTGACGGCCTCGCCCATTTTCGATATTTGCCTGTTCGAAAATCTGGCTCTGGTGGCTCAGGGCGATGGTACAGTGACGGTATTGGACCGGGAGCTTTTTCAGGTACGCAAGCATCTAAAGGCTAGTAATGCCTCTGCCCGAAGCATCGACGTCAATCCCTTCAGTCAGGAATTTGCCGTAGGTTATAGCGATAATACCATCAAAATTTTTGATTTAAACACGCTATCGCTGAAATTTATCATCGCCGCTCACACGCAATCCGTCTTTACGGTTCGTTATGCTCCCGACGGTCGCTGGCTCCATTCAGGAGGTCGCGATGCACATTTGAAAACTTGGGCGGTCGCGGACCCCTACCGGTTACACCAGGACGTGGTGGCTCATTTGTTTGCCATTAACCACCTGACGTACAGTCCCAATCATCAGAAAATTATCACCGCTAGTATGGATAAAACGCTAAAAATCTGGGATGCGGCCAGCCTTCGTCTGCTGAAAGTACTGGATTGGGCCCGCTTTGCCGGTCACCGTACTTCCATCAACCGGGCTTTGTGGCTGCCCGTCGAAGCCGGACTCATTTCGGCTTCGGATGATCGACTGCTTTCGGTTTGGAAAGTAACCGAACAGCCCTAA
- a CDS encoding SMP-30/gluconolactonase/LRE family protein gives MKRLLLLFSTLCWTCTLSAQVYPTLGKVVRLDPALETILPANATIEVLASGFQWTEGPVWVAKGGYLLFSDTKQNTIFKWHPTKGLSTFLNPAGYTGNGSYGDEPGSNGLILNRKGELVACEHGDRRLSVMPLSGGGKRTLADQWQGKRLNSPNDVCQHSSGAYYFTDPPYGLPQKEKDKTREIEAFGVYRLDPDGTVTQVISDLKRPNGVALSPDEKTLYIGQSDDTQPYVMAYPVQPGGSLGKGRIFYDLTPLNRQGLSRAPDGLCTDVRGNVYTTGGGGLLILSPQGKLLGRLELSAATSNCSFSPDGYLYITAENYLCRIKTLTKEQ, from the coding sequence ATGAAACGATTGCTTCTGCTTTTCAGTACCCTTTGCTGGACCTGCACCTTATCGGCTCAGGTTTATCCAACCCTGGGGAAAGTCGTACGACTCGATCCGGCTCTGGAAACCATTCTTCCGGCAAATGCGACCATCGAAGTGCTGGCCTCCGGTTTTCAATGGACTGAAGGGCCCGTCTGGGTAGCGAAAGGTGGGTACCTCCTCTTTTCGGATACGAAGCAAAATACCATTTTTAAGTGGCACCCTACCAAAGGCCTGAGTACCTTTTTGAATCCAGCGGGTTATACGGGGAACGGTAGCTACGGGGACGAACCTGGATCAAATGGGTTAATTCTCAACCGTAAAGGCGAACTAGTCGCCTGCGAACACGGGGATCGCCGCCTATCGGTCATGCCCTTATCGGGTGGCGGAAAGCGTACCCTGGCTGATCAGTGGCAGGGCAAACGCCTGAATTCGCCTAACGATGTTTGCCAGCATTCCTCAGGAGCTTACTATTTCACTGACCCCCCGTATGGGTTGCCTCAAAAAGAGAAAGACAAAACCCGAGAGATCGAAGCCTTCGGCGTCTATCGACTCGATCCCGATGGTACGGTTACGCAGGTCATCAGCGATTTGAAACGGCCCAACGGCGTAGCTTTATCCCCCGATGAAAAAACCTTGTACATCGGTCAGTCGGATGATACGCAGCCGTACGTGATGGCCTACCCCGTTCAGCCCGGCGGCTCTTTGGGTAAGGGCCGAATCTTCTACGATCTTACCCCACTGAATCGACAGGGCTTATCCCGGGCTCCGGACGGTTTGTGTACGGATGTTCGTGGGAATGTTTATACCACGGGTGGCGGCGGCTTGTTGATTTTGAGTCCCCAAGGCAAGCTCCTGGGCCGTCTGGAGCTGAGTGCTGCGACGTCCAATTGCTCCTTTAGTCCGGATGGATATTTGTACATAACCGCAGAAAACTACCTATGTCGCATTAAAACACTTACAAAAGAGCAGTAA
- the folB gene encoding dihydroneopterin aldolase gives MGTIALEGLEFFSYHGFYEEEQKIGNRYSIDVIITVDFQQAAIHDKLSETVNYAKVYEIVSVVMRHSHKLLEHIAYQIIQDIREKYPHVEKIAVSVSKYNPPVGGVCERSRVTLEG, from the coding sequence ATGGGAACAATTGCCTTAGAAGGTCTGGAATTCTTTTCCTACCACGGTTTTTACGAAGAAGAACAAAAAATTGGAAATCGGTACTCCATCGATGTGATCATTACCGTTGACTTTCAGCAGGCGGCCATTCACGACAAACTGAGTGAGACCGTTAACTACGCCAAGGTATACGAAATTGTATCCGTTGTCATGCGGCATTCACATAAGTTGCTCGAACATATCGCTTATCAGATCATTCAGGACATCCGTGAAAAGTACCCGCATGTGGAGAAAATCGCGGTTTCGGTTTCCAAGTACAATCCGCCCGTAGGCGGCGTATGCGAGCGTTCCCGGGTGACGCTGGAAGGCTAA
- a CDS encoding DivIVA domain-containing protein: protein MKITPLDIRKQSFERVFRGYDKDAVDAFLSTLSQEWERLMDENRLLHERIERTESDFSKLKALENTLYKTLQTAQTTSQEMAVKAQEESQKKVVEAHQQAEEALSNARKEANMLLMNAENKARYIIEEAVNELKGLERDIKAIDKYKQTLLSQIKEYAGETLERAQRFEERSHQIPFEEKAAELNNVLASIPATQPLAELPPVEIQEEILPTVAEVTAAPEPTPAEVPQEPVQAEHKEEGSFFDKI from the coding sequence ATGAAAATTACACCACTTGATATTCGCAAACAATCGTTCGAACGCGTGTTCCGGGGTTATGACAAAGATGCAGTAGACGCGTTTTTGTCCACGCTTTCGCAGGAATGGGAACGTCTGATGGACGAAAATCGCCTGTTACACGAACGTATTGAACGTACCGAAAGTGATTTCAGTAAACTGAAAGCCCTTGAAAATACGCTGTACAAGACCCTTCAGACGGCTCAGACGACTAGTCAGGAAATGGCGGTAAAAGCTCAGGAAGAGTCGCAGAAAAAAGTGGTGGAAGCCCATCAGCAGGCCGAAGAAGCCCTCAGCAACGCTCGTAAAGAGGCCAATATGCTTTTGATGAATGCCGAAAACAAAGCCCGGTATATCATCGAAGAGGCTGTTAATGAGCTAAAGGGACTTGAACGCGACATCAAGGCCATCGATAAATACAAACAAACGCTGCTTTCGCAGATTAAAGAATACGCCGGAGAAACACTCGAACGGGCCCAGCGATTTGAAGAACGCTCGCACCAGATTCCGTTTGAAGAAAAAGCCGCTGAACTGAACAACGTACTCGCGAGTATTCCGGCTACGCAACCCCTGGCCGAATTGCCACCGGTAGAGATTCAGGAAGAAATACTACCTACGGTTGCCGAGGTGACAGCCGCTCCGGAACCAACACCGGCAGAAGTTCCTCAGGAACCCGTTCAGGCGGAACATAAGGAAGAAGGTTCGTTCTTCGATAAAATCTAA